In Lysinibacillus sp. FSL M8-0337, the following proteins share a genomic window:
- a CDS encoding 2-oxoglutarate dehydrogenase E1 component produces the protein MSNNVTTVSSPWSAFSGPNLGYVMEQYDLFLQSPEEVEPELVSLFQQFGAPVVVEGDVAVVSGSAAPAGDYKKVLAAVKLADAIRSQGHLAADIYPLKNRALQTAQIEESAFNLSPADLAEIPAAIFFKDVPAGVKNGKDAIDYLKSVYTDKIAFEYGHVVVNEERDWIQSQIESGSLKQALSSDEKKALLDRLTRVENFEKFIHKTFVGQKRFSGEGLDTQIVLFDEILKTVEANKVENVRIGMAHRGRLNVLTHILNKPYDMMFSDFAHVSNDLFMPEHGRLEITKGWTGDVKYHMGASYTRESGMNVKLAYNPSHLEVGNPVVLGSTRATQDDTSKPGQAVHNPAKGLGILVHGDAAFPGQGIVTEVLNYSKTEGFSTGGTIHIIANNMIGFTTELQDSRSSVYSSDPAKGYEVPVVHVNADSPEAVAQVGRFAAHYRQKFGKDIIVDLIGYRRHGHNETDDPTVTNPETYKLVAKHDTIRTLYGAQLVSEGLVTADEVAALDSAIYAEMQVAYDHVKEMAAKDEHTQLEMPEELKIEFPQIDTAVGAERLQTINEELLVFEQNFEPQKKLGKILEKRRDAFTSAKIDWGHAETLAYATIIQDGTPVRFTGQDAQRGTFSQRHLVLHDKNNGNVFTPLHHISGANASFTVHNSPLTEAGVVGFEYGYNLEKGNVLSVWEAQFGDFANMAQVMFDNFISGARSKWGQKSGFVILLPHGYEGQGPEHSSSRMERYLQMSAENNWFVANCSNAGNYYHLLRRQAAMLETEGVRPLVVVSPKSLLRHPLAAASAEQLADGSFQEVIEQPGLGTKTDSVERIVLGTGKVMIDLADRVKDGEGFDHLHIVRVEQLYPFPTAQVADIIAKYPNVKEIAWVQEEPKNQGAWNYALETLYELSEGKKLRYVGRPAMSSTSEGDADSHKAAQSAVIEEAVAETVKVK, from the coding sequence ATGTCGAACAACGTTACAACTGTAAGTTCTCCATGGTCAGCTTTCTCTGGTCCTAACTTAGGATATGTGATGGAGCAATACGACTTATTCTTACAGTCTCCTGAAGAAGTAGAACCGGAGTTAGTATCATTATTCCAACAATTTGGTGCACCAGTCGTAGTAGAAGGTGATGTAGCTGTAGTAAGTGGTTCAGCAGCTCCTGCTGGCGATTATAAAAAGGTATTGGCAGCTGTTAAATTAGCTGATGCAATTCGTTCACAAGGACATTTAGCAGCAGATATTTATCCTTTGAAAAATCGTGCACTTCAAACAGCGCAAATTGAAGAAAGTGCGTTCAACTTAAGTCCTGCGGATTTAGCAGAAATTCCTGCTGCTATCTTCTTCAAAGATGTGCCAGCGGGCGTGAAAAATGGTAAGGATGCAATTGATTATTTAAAATCTGTATATACAGATAAAATAGCTTTTGAATATGGGCATGTTGTTGTAAATGAAGAACGTGATTGGATTCAATCTCAAATTGAATCTGGTTCTTTAAAACAAGCATTATCTTCAGATGAGAAAAAAGCGTTATTAGACCGTTTAACACGTGTTGAGAACTTCGAGAAATTTATTCATAAAACATTTGTTGGTCAAAAACGTTTCTCTGGTGAAGGTTTAGATACTCAAATCGTCCTTTTTGATGAAATTTTAAAAACAGTAGAAGCAAACAAAGTAGAAAATGTACGTATTGGTATGGCACACCGTGGTCGTCTAAATGTGCTAACACATATTTTAAATAAGCCATATGACATGATGTTCTCTGACTTTGCACATGTTTCAAACGACTTATTTATGCCAGAGCATGGTCGACTTGAAATTACAAAAGGTTGGACTGGTGATGTGAAATACCACATGGGTGCTTCCTATACACGTGAATCAGGTATGAATGTCAAACTAGCGTATAACCCTTCACACTTAGAAGTTGGGAATCCGGTAGTATTAGGTTCTACTCGTGCAACACAAGATGATACATCTAAGCCAGGGCAAGCTGTGCATAATCCTGCAAAAGGACTAGGTATCCTTGTGCATGGTGACGCTGCATTCCCAGGTCAAGGGATTGTAACAGAAGTGTTAAACTATTCTAAAACAGAAGGTTTCTCAACTGGTGGTACAATTCATATCATTGCGAACAATATGATTGGATTCACTACGGAACTACAAGACTCACGTTCTTCTGTTTATTCTTCTGACCCAGCAAAAGGTTACGAAGTACCAGTTGTACATGTTAATGCAGATAGCCCAGAAGCTGTAGCACAAGTAGGTCGTTTTGCGGCTCACTATCGCCAAAAATTTGGTAAAGATATTATTGTTGACTTAATTGGTTACCGTCGACATGGTCATAATGAAACAGATGACCCAACTGTAACAAACCCAGAAACATATAAACTTGTTGCAAAACATGATACAATTCGTACATTGTATGGTGCGCAATTAGTGTCAGAAGGCCTAGTTACTGCCGATGAAGTAGCAGCACTTGATTCTGCAATTTATGCTGAAATGCAAGTGGCTTACGATCACGTAAAAGAAATGGCAGCTAAAGATGAACATACACAGTTAGAGATGCCAGAAGAATTAAAAATTGAATTCCCACAAATTGATACAGCAGTAGGTGCTGAACGTTTACAAACAATTAACGAAGAACTTTTAGTGTTTGAACAAAACTTCGAGCCACAAAAGAAACTAGGTAAAATTTTAGAAAAACGTCGCGATGCATTTACTTCTGCTAAAATTGACTGGGGTCATGCTGAAACATTAGCATATGCCACAATTATTCAAGACGGTACACCTGTTCGTTTTACTGGTCAAGATGCGCAACGTGGAACATTCTCACAACGCCATTTAGTGTTACATGACAAAAATAACGGCAATGTATTTACACCACTTCACCATATTTCAGGTGCAAATGCTTCATTTACAGTTCACAACTCTCCATTAACTGAAGCTGGAGTTGTAGGCTTTGAATACGGTTACAATCTAGAAAAAGGCAATGTTTTATCTGTTTGGGAAGCACAATTTGGTGACTTTGCAAATATGGCACAGGTAATGTTTGATAACTTCATTTCAGGTGCGCGTTCTAAATGGGGTCAAAAATCAGGCTTTGTCATCCTTTTACCACATGGTTATGAAGGTCAAGGTCCTGAACACTCATCAAGTCGTATGGAACGTTATTTACAAATGTCAGCAGAAAATAACTGGTTTGTTGCGAACTGCTCAAATGCAGGTAACTACTACCACTTATTACGCCGTCAAGCAGCAATGTTAGAAACAGAGGGTGTACGCCCACTTGTTGTTGTATCACCAAAATCTTTACTTCGTCATCCATTAGCAGCAGCAAGTGCTGAGCAATTAGCAGATGGTTCATTCCAAGAAGTAATTGAGCAACCAGGATTAGGTACAAAAACGGATTCTGTTGAGCGTATTGTATTAGGTACTGGTAAAGTAATGATTGATTTAGCAGACCGCGTAAAAGATGGAGAAGGCTTCGATCACTTACACATTGTGCGTGTAGAACAACTTTACCCATTCCCAACAGCGCAAGTAGCTGATATTATTGCTAAGTATCCAAATGTAAAAGAAATTGCATGGGTGCAAGAAGAACCTAAAAACCAAGGTGCTTGGAATTACGCATTAGAAACATTATATGAGCTATCTGAAGGTAAAAAGCTTCGTTATGTAGGTCGTCCTGCAATGAGCTCAACTTCAGAAGGCGATGCAGATTCTCATAAAGCAGCTCAGTCTGCTGTTATTGAAGAAGCAGTGGCTGAAACGGTTAAAGTTAAATAA
- a CDS encoding HAMP domain-containing histidine kinase: MNKINAYFSNLSLQRKWMLTSSAVIFISYAIICIVVYVSLHTWLLNDEVSKVKRTRDDVASFLESQGPNISIQQIQQNTGLLKSIVDREQTVRLYNNDGIEILRINNASKAAPLSPMQEIVQMTIDKKDAYVVNEPIKLGFFQVYIQVIHPLTRFESLMRYLLTAMLIAGVGALFLSGSIGYYLANYLTKPLHALRASMKTVMDQGFNEPIQLSYASQDEIGDLLKMYNAMMNELQISFAQQQQFVADASHELRTPIQAIEGHLSLLKRWGKDDPAILEESIDTSLTEITRMRKMIEELLELARREEKDETSEANPVAVIEGVISEMAKLYPDATITLSKNGEIGAVFITPNALGQVIRNIVENAIRYCEKVPKVNISLLVKGDKVEFQITDNGIGIAEKNIPYIFDRFYRVDEARNRQIGGTGLGLSISKMLLEKYNASIEVKSEVNVGTVFLLKIPLKY, encoded by the coding sequence ATGAACAAAATAAATGCATATTTCAGCAATCTTTCTTTGCAAAGAAAGTGGATGTTGACATCGAGTGCGGTCATTTTTATTAGCTACGCTATAATTTGTATCGTTGTCTATGTTTCATTGCATACTTGGCTATTAAATGATGAAGTTAGTAAAGTGAAACGAACAAGAGATGACGTCGCTTCATTTTTAGAATCACAAGGGCCAAATATATCAATCCAACAAATCCAGCAAAATACAGGATTATTAAAATCGATTGTGGATCGCGAGCAAACGGTTAGACTATATAATAATGATGGTATTGAAATTTTGCGAATTAATAATGCCTCAAAAGCTGCACCTCTTTCTCCGATGCAAGAAATTGTGCAAATGACCATTGATAAAAAAGATGCATATGTCGTAAACGAGCCAATAAAGCTCGGATTTTTTCAAGTATATATTCAAGTGATTCATCCGTTAACACGTTTTGAATCCTTAATGCGTTATTTGTTGACCGCTATGCTTATTGCAGGAGTCGGTGCATTGTTCCTTTCAGGTTCCATTGGGTATTATTTAGCGAATTATTTAACGAAACCACTTCATGCATTGCGTGCATCAATGAAAACGGTTATGGACCAAGGTTTTAATGAACCTATCCAGCTATCTTACGCATCACAAGATGAAATTGGTGACTTATTGAAAATGTACAATGCAATGATGAATGAACTACAAATATCGTTTGCTCAACAGCAGCAATTTGTTGCGGATGCTTCTCATGAACTGCGGACACCTATTCAAGCAATTGAAGGCCATCTCTCACTACTGAAGCGGTGGGGGAAGGATGATCCAGCTATTCTAGAGGAATCGATAGATACATCATTAACGGAAATTACTAGGATGCGAAAAATGATTGAAGAGTTGCTTGAACTTGCACGACGTGAAGAGAAAGATGAAACGAGTGAGGCAAATCCGGTAGCAGTCATTGAAGGTGTTATAAGTGAAATGGCGAAATTGTATCCAGATGCAACTATTACGCTGTCGAAAAATGGTGAAATTGGGGCTGTTTTTATAACACCCAATGCTCTTGGTCAAGTAATTCGCAATATAGTAGAAAATGCCATTCGTTATTGTGAAAAAGTTCCGAAAGTAAATATTTCCCTTTTGGTGAAGGGTGATAAAGTGGAGTTTCAAATAACAGATAATGGGATTGGGATAGCTGAAAAAAACATTCCCTATATTTTTGATCGTTTTTACCGTGTTGATGAAGCAAGAAATCGTCAAATTGGCGGTACGGGCTTAGGGTTAAGTATTTCTAAAATGTTACTTGAAAAATATAATGCTTCAATAGAAGTCAAGAGTGAAGTAAATGTTGGAACCGTTTTCTTGCTGAAGATACCGCTAAAATATTAA
- a CDS encoding response regulator transcription factor: MPKKILLVEDEKHIARFVELELQHESYDVTVAFDGREGLALATTENYDVLLLDVMLPGINGIEICRRIRTQSQVPIILLTARDAVMDRVAGLDAGADDYIVKPFAIEELLARIRTILRRVEPNEKMVGHTLHFRDIEIDIDAYEVLVQGQKLDLTKTEYDLLKLLIEHKNRVCTRELILTSIWGYDADIETNVVDVYIRHLRTKLPGDLNAYIETVRGVGYVMRE; this comes from the coding sequence ATGCCTAAAAAAATACTATTAGTAGAAGACGAAAAACATATTGCTCGTTTTGTTGAACTGGAGTTACAGCATGAAAGCTATGATGTGACCGTAGCCTTTGATGGGCGGGAAGGGCTTGCACTTGCTACTACAGAAAACTATGATGTTCTATTATTAGATGTCATGCTACCTGGTATTAATGGGATTGAGATTTGTCGTCGTATTCGCACGCAGTCTCAAGTACCCATTATTTTACTTACTGCCAGAGATGCTGTGATGGATCGAGTTGCGGGTTTAGACGCAGGAGCCGATGATTACATCGTGAAGCCGTTTGCCATTGAAGAATTACTGGCACGTATACGTACCATTTTACGTCGAGTGGAGCCTAATGAAAAAATGGTGGGTCACACATTACATTTTCGAGATATTGAAATCGATATTGATGCATATGAGGTATTAGTGCAAGGTCAAAAACTGGATCTTACAAAAACCGAATATGATTTGTTGAAGTTATTAATAGAACATAAAAATCGTGTATGTACAAGAGAGCTTATATTAACTTCCATTTGGGGATATGATGCAGATATTGAGACAAATGTTGTGGATGTATACATCCGTCATCTAAGGACAAAACTACCTGGTGATTTAAATGCCTATATCGAAACCGTACGTGGGGTAGGATACGTGATGCGTGAATGA
- a CDS encoding diguanylate cyclase: MEYLLSEKLFNQLFIGEDFVYLMKRVGDDYQYIRLNQAAQVLLSNNTVGKMLSAVTSSRNFVIIQENYHRAIAQHQQVDYVDYAYVQSEVRKYETSVRPIKDGNEYYILAITKEILYDRSVEDKFLFMRSIFDHAFFSTVILSAEGTIFEVNTSFMEDFDLDNDMVKHQPFIDLPIIPKEEIEKIQDYLQRAAMGENIAEKLIKLHTLDQQERMYLVSMSPVMQGDNSFAIFLIMQDFTQFTEQQAALRSTSHGLEVYKAALNSATSIAILDIEGKIVEVNDLFLNASGFTASELLGHPYDLIEPRNNKKSVFQAINETLALGEVWRGELCYRTKYHADYWVEAAIVPLKNEFGQVEQYLSINYDITDKKRMLTELKNIERTFRLITENTNDLIVILNEDGIIIYASPSYRMYLGYAIVELQGQFYSDIIDEQSKPAWQAFLNDFTEKTDTQFELLLQAKDGTPVWTEGNVTVVHDSERETISQIIMVSREITHRKERENDLLYLAYHDSLTQLPNRRYLTKEFPKILMDAHAKDACIAMLYIDGDDFKDVNDQFGHDMGDDFIRKFGKVLITSVRSHDLVIRMGGDEFIIILTGLTRKPEARQGQMMHIINRIRNKLKKGWTIENHFFAPTASIGIAYYPDHATTLEELMDLADQALYKAKESGKNNLFIGPL; encoded by the coding sequence ATGGAATATCTTTTAAGCGAAAAACTATTCAATCAACTATTTATTGGAGAAGATTTCGTCTATTTAATGAAGAGAGTTGGAGACGATTATCAATATATTCGCTTAAATCAAGCTGCCCAAGTACTGTTATCCAATAACACCGTTGGAAAAATGCTATCTGCTGTTACTTCTAGTCGGAATTTTGTCATTATTCAAGAAAATTATCATCGAGCAATTGCTCAACATCAGCAGGTCGATTATGTCGATTATGCCTATGTTCAATCGGAAGTGCGAAAATATGAGACATCTGTCCGCCCGATTAAAGACGGAAATGAATACTATATTTTAGCTATTACAAAAGAAATCTTATATGACAGAAGTGTTGAAGATAAATTTTTATTTATGCGGTCTATTTTTGACCACGCTTTTTTTTCAACCGTTATTTTATCTGCTGAAGGTACTATATTTGAAGTAAATACAAGCTTCATGGAAGATTTTGATTTGGATAACGATATGGTGAAACATCAGCCATTTATCGATTTGCCCATCATTCCAAAAGAGGAAATAGAAAAAATACAAGACTATTTACAAAGAGCAGCAATGGGCGAAAATATTGCAGAGAAGCTTATTAAATTACATACGTTGGATCAACAGGAGCGCATGTATTTAGTATCAATGTCACCAGTAATGCAAGGAGACAATTCCTTTGCTATTTTCTTAATCATGCAAGATTTTACGCAATTTACAGAACAACAGGCCGCATTGCGATCAACATCTCATGGCCTTGAAGTGTACAAGGCAGCTTTAAATTCTGCCACTTCCATCGCTATTTTAGATATCGAAGGAAAAATCGTGGAAGTAAATGATTTATTTTTAAATGCTTCGGGATTTACAGCCAGTGAATTACTAGGCCATCCTTATGACCTTATTGAACCCCGTAATAATAAAAAAAGCGTTTTTCAAGCAATCAATGAAACCCTGGCATTAGGAGAGGTGTGGCGAGGTGAGCTGTGCTACCGCACAAAGTATCATGCAGACTATTGGGTAGAGGCTGCTATTGTGCCCTTGAAAAATGAATTTGGCCAAGTGGAGCAATATTTATCCATTAACTATGATATTACGGACAAGAAAAGAATGTTAACGGAATTAAAAAATATTGAACGGACATTCCGATTAATTACTGAAAATACAAATGATTTAATTGTCATCTTAAATGAAGATGGCATCATTATTTATGCCTCACCATCTTACAGAATGTATTTAGGTTATGCCATTGTTGAATTACAAGGACAGTTTTACAGTGATATTATTGATGAGCAAAGTAAACCAGCGTGGCAAGCGTTTCTAAATGATTTTACAGAGAAGACGGATACACAATTTGAGTTATTGCTCCAAGCGAAAGATGGCACACCTGTTTGGACAGAAGGCAATGTAACGGTCGTTCATGATTCGGAACGCGAAACAATCTCACAAATTATTATGGTTTCACGTGAAATTACCCATCGTAAAGAACGGGAAAATGATTTACTTTATCTAGCTTATCATGATAGTTTAACGCAGCTACCGAATCGAAGGTATTTAACAAAGGAATTTCCAAAAATACTGATGGACGCACATGCAAAAGACGCATGTATTGCCATGTTATATATTGATGGAGATGATTTTAAAGATGTAAATGATCAATTCGGACATGATATGGGGGATGATTTTATCCGCAAATTTGGCAAGGTGTTAATAACATCTGTCCGTAGTCACGATCTTGTTATTCGAATGGGTGGGGACGAATTTATCATTATTTTAACAGGTTTAACGCGTAAACCTGAAGCAAGGCAAGGTCAAATGATGCATATCATTAACCGTATTCGCAATAAATTAAAAAAAGGTTGGACAATCGAAAATCATTTCTTTGCACCTACTGCATCTATTGGAATTGCCTATTATCCAGACCATGCAACTACGTTAGAGGAGCTAATGGATTTAGCAGACCAAGCATTATATAAGGCGAAGGAAAGTGGGAAAAACAATTTATTTATTGGCCCTCTTTAA
- a CDS encoding GNAT family protein gives MLKHRDLHECTELYELLSHPSVFPFVRQKAQSADEYWFMTKQLIEEEARGLAISRTITDDWGQPIGTISIHDVEDGAGFLGTWIGLPYQGQGYNQKAKMLFLNELFFDYNFHTVFLRIRVENSKSQRAALKLPYVVSANDSHPTLLAQVNSGEAQFNLYKIPRDLFYLTTANQTQEGEEQAM, from the coding sequence ATGCTTAAACATCGAGACCTACATGAATGTACAGAGCTTTATGAGCTATTATCGCATCCATCTGTTTTTCCCTTCGTTCGCCAAAAGGCACAATCTGCGGACGAATACTGGTTTATGACCAAGCAACTAATCGAAGAAGAAGCGAGAGGGCTCGCTATCTCCAGGACAATAACTGATGATTGGGGTCAACCGATTGGCACCATTAGCATTCATGATGTGGAAGACGGTGCTGGCTTCCTCGGAACGTGGATAGGGCTCCCCTATCAAGGGCAAGGTTACAACCAAAAAGCAAAAATGCTCTTCTTAAATGAATTATTTTTTGATTATAATTTCCATACGGTTTTCCTCCGTATACGAGTAGAAAATAGTAAATCACAGCGTGCCGCTTTAAAGTTGCCTTATGTTGTAAGTGCAAATGACAGTCACCCAACATTATTAGCACAAGTTAACAGCGGAGAAGCACAATTTAATCTATATAAAATACCACGTGACTTGTTCTATCTCACAACTGCCAATCAGACGCAAGAAGGCGAAGAACAAGCTATGTAA
- a CDS encoding undecaprenyldiphospho-muramoylpentapeptide beta-N-acetylglucosaminyltransferase, which produces MKQQTIILTGGGTAGHVSLNQAILPSLLELGYDVHYIGSEQGIEKELIGEAFPEVPFYGIASGKLRRYFSMKNFTDPFKVLAGIMQAFRIIKKVKPEVIFSKGGFVSVPVVMAAKVAGVPVVIHESDVTPGLANKIALPFASHIFTIFEETLQHLPKEKATCTGSIIRQELFNGNKAKGLAFCGFTASKPVLLVMGGSLGSVVLNDALRHNLPELLQTFQVIHLCGKGNKDESLEAMKGYKQFDYVTTELPDLLHAADFVVSRAGSNSIFEFLALHKPMLLIPLSAQKSRGDQILNAKLFKKQGYAEVLQEEELTKETFMKSVYTLTARKSEIIPAMEKTQRPKTPNEMAKLILQYKK; this is translated from the coding sequence GTGAAACAACAAACAATCATTTTAACCGGTGGTGGGACAGCAGGCCATGTATCACTTAATCAAGCGATATTACCTTCTTTACTTGAACTAGGTTACGATGTCCACTATATTGGTTCAGAGCAAGGTATTGAAAAAGAATTAATTGGCGAGGCATTTCCGGAAGTCCCGTTCTATGGGATTGCTAGCGGAAAATTGCGTCGTTATTTCTCTATGAAAAACTTTACGGATCCTTTTAAAGTACTTGCTGGCATTATGCAAGCATTTCGCATTATAAAGAAAGTAAAGCCAGAGGTTATTTTTTCAAAAGGTGGTTTTGTCTCTGTACCTGTCGTGATGGCAGCTAAAGTGGCAGGCGTACCAGTTGTCATACATGAATCTGATGTAACTCCCGGTTTAGCTAATAAAATTGCACTTCCATTTGCTTCGCATATCTTCACTATTTTTGAAGAGACACTTCAGCACTTGCCAAAAGAAAAGGCAACTTGTACAGGTTCCATTATTCGTCAAGAATTATTTAATGGTAATAAAGCGAAAGGTCTTGCTTTCTGTGGCTTTACGGCGTCAAAACCTGTTCTTTTAGTGATGGGGGGAAGTCTTGGTTCAGTTGTGTTAAATGATGCATTACGCCATAATTTACCTGAATTACTTCAAACATTTCAAGTTATACATCTATGTGGTAAAGGGAATAAAGACGAAAGCTTAGAGGCAATGAAAGGCTATAAACAGTTTGACTATGTCACGACGGAATTACCGGATTTACTACATGCAGCAGATTTTGTTGTATCTCGTGCAGGATCTAACTCTATATTTGAATTTTTAGCCCTTCATAAGCCGATGTTATTAATTCCACTATCTGCACAAAAAAGTCGCGGCGATCAAATTTTGAATGCAAAGTTATTTAAAAAGCAAGGATACGCTGAAGTTTTACAAGAGGAAGAACTAACAAAAGAAACATTTATGAAATCAGTTTATACGTTAACAGCGCGTAAATCAGAAATCATACCAGCAATGGAAAAGACGCAAAGACCTAAAACGCCAAACGAGATGGCGAAGTTAATATTGCAATATAAAAAATAA
- a CDS encoding MATE family efflux transporter → MYKTTTLKQKYSIIVKIIVPILITQVAIYLISFFDILMSSRYGTSDLAGVSIGSSIWMPIYTGLSGILLAITPIVSQLVGAKKEQLAKQAVQQGLYVALVLSACIFIILFIGLDWILGNMQLDASVHNIAKSYIHAMCAGLVPLFLFFVLRCFIDALGQTRVTMIITLLGTPINIFLNYIFIFGKFGAPELGGVGAGVATAITYWLIFFITVWIIAKRVPFEHFTIFREWPKLQWLSWKEILVIGVPIGISLFAETSIFSAVTMMMSNFSTEIIAAHQIAINFTSLLYMVPLSISMGVTILVGFEIGAGRLRDAKIYSYLCVGTAIVFSFFSACVLYLLREQIATMYSSDELVLKNAQVFLVYAAIFQLSDSIQAPVQGALRGYKDVTITFIMAIISYWIIGLPTGYVLANYTDFGPVGYWLGLVAGLSAGAITLLIRLLLVQRKFAL, encoded by the coding sequence ATGTATAAAACGACAACATTAAAGCAAAAGTACTCTATAATTGTAAAAATCATCGTACCTATTCTAATTACCCAAGTAGCCATTTACCTCATTTCTTTTTTCGACATTTTAATGTCTAGTCGCTACGGTACTTCTGATTTAGCAGGAGTCTCTATTGGGTCGTCCATTTGGATGCCTATCTATACTGGGCTTTCAGGTATTTTATTAGCAATAACACCGATTGTCTCCCAGCTTGTTGGCGCAAAGAAAGAACAGTTAGCTAAACAAGCAGTGCAGCAAGGCTTATATGTCGCACTTGTACTTTCTGCATGTATTTTTATCATATTATTTATCGGGCTCGATTGGATACTTGGAAATATGCAATTAGACGCCTCTGTACATAACATTGCAAAATCTTATATTCATGCAATGTGCGCTGGTCTTGTACCACTTTTTTTATTTTTTGTTCTACGTTGTTTTATCGATGCGTTAGGTCAAACACGAGTAACCATGATTATTACACTGCTAGGAACACCTATTAATATCTTTTTAAATTATATTTTCATTTTCGGAAAGTTCGGTGCGCCAGAGCTTGGCGGTGTTGGTGCAGGTGTTGCGACAGCCATTACGTATTGGCTAATTTTCTTTATTACTGTGTGGATTATTGCCAAACGCGTGCCTTTTGAACACTTTACTATTTTCCGCGAATGGCCGAAGTTACAATGGCTTAGCTGGAAAGAAATCTTAGTTATTGGTGTACCAATCGGCATTTCCTTATTTGCAGAAACAAGTATTTTTTCTGCCGTCACAATGATGATGAGTAACTTTAGCACCGAAATCATCGCTGCCCATCAAATCGCTATTAACTTTACGTCTTTGTTATATATGGTTCCTCTCAGTATTTCAATGGGTGTTACGATTTTAGTAGGTTTTGAAATTGGTGCGGGACGTTTACGTGACGCAAAAATCTATAGTTATTTATGCGTAGGTACAGCGATTGTATTTAGTTTTTTTTCAGCTTGCGTTCTCTACTTACTTCGTGAACAAATCGCTACAATGTATTCAAGTGATGAGCTGGTTTTAAAAAATGCGCAAGTCTTTTTAGTGTATGCTGCCATTTTCCAACTATCTGATTCTATTCAAGCACCTGTACAAGGCGCATTACGTGGATACAAGGACGTGACCATCACATTTATCATGGCTATCATCTCGTATTGGATTATCGGATTGCCAACAGGTTATGTACTAGCTAACTATACTGATTTTGGTCCAGTTGGTTATTGGTTAGGGCTTGTAGCTGGTCTATCTGCAGGTGCTATTACCTTATTAATCCGCTTATTACTCGTACAAAGAAAATTTGCCCTATAA